The Ancylobacter sp. WKF20 genome contains a region encoding:
- a CDS encoding multidrug effflux MFS transporter → MNAPLRPEAVPVMSERRTAIIGALIIVIGPLSMSLYTPAMPELVTAFGSTASTLKLTLSVYFGAFALAQLLCGPLSDAYGRRPAAIGFFTLYVAGSLIAATAPSVGWLIAGRVLQGIGVAAGPAIARAIVRDQFIGQPSARILNLIGTMLAVGPAVAPTLGGAILVAFGWQPIFYVMVLYGLAALGLILLAVPETNPQPDPAQARPRRILGNYATLLRNAGFMRASLTIGFSVGGIYALGAILPFVLIDAVGLTPTQFGLAMICQTGAYMGGTILAGQAMKRIDANRLIPIGLGMVTLAGAAMALFPLVLPLSFATVMGPVAVWACGMALVMPGATTAALSGSPAIAGSAAALMGCLQIGGGFAGSAAASLFPSPTLAMSVVMPGMALIALAAQLLMRPAPRLNAPAAIDETDLELANDPAGIIGAAGDEIEVGVFRKSA, encoded by the coding sequence ATGAACGCCCCCCTTCGCCCCGAGGCCGTGCCGGTGATGAGCGAACGGCGCACCGCCATTATCGGCGCGCTCATCATCGTCATTGGCCCCTTGAGCATGTCGCTCTACACCCCGGCCATGCCGGAGCTGGTGACCGCCTTTGGCAGCACCGCCTCGACATTGAAGCTGACACTCTCCGTCTATTTCGGCGCCTTCGCCTTGGCCCAGCTGCTGTGCGGGCCGCTGTCCGACGCCTATGGGCGACGCCCCGCCGCCATCGGCTTCTTCACCCTCTATGTCGCCGGCAGCCTGATCGCCGCCACGGCGCCCAGCGTCGGCTGGCTGATCGCCGGGCGCGTCCTACAAGGCATCGGCGTCGCCGCCGGGCCGGCCATCGCCCGCGCCATCGTGCGCGACCAGTTCATCGGCCAGCCCTCGGCGCGCATCCTCAACCTCATCGGCACCATGCTGGCGGTCGGCCCCGCGGTCGCACCGACGCTGGGCGGGGCAATCCTCGTGGCCTTCGGCTGGCAGCCCATTTTCTACGTGATGGTGCTCTATGGCCTCGCCGCGCTCGGCCTCATCCTGCTCGCCGTGCCGGAGACCAACCCGCAGCCCGACCCGGCGCAGGCGCGTCCCCGGCGCATCCTCGGCAATTACGCCACGCTGCTGCGCAACGCCGGCTTCATGCGGGCGAGCCTGACCATCGGCTTCTCGGTCGGCGGCATCTACGCGCTCGGCGCCATCCTGCCCTTCGTGCTGATCGACGCGGTCGGCCTCACGCCCACCCAGTTCGGCCTCGCCATGATCTGCCAGACCGGCGCCTATATGGGCGGCACGATCCTCGCGGGGCAGGCGATGAAGCGCATCGACGCCAACCGGCTCATCCCCATCGGGCTTGGCATGGTGACACTGGCCGGCGCGGCGATGGCGCTGTTCCCGCTCGTGCTGCCACTCTCCTTCGCCACGGTGATGGGGCCGGTCGCGGTCTGGGCCTGCGGCATGGCGCTGGTGATGCCGGGCGCGACCACGGCGGCGCTCTCCGGTTCGCCGGCCATTGCCGGTTCGGCGGCGGCGCTGATGGGCTGCCTGCAGATCGGCGGCGGCTTTGCCGGCTCGGCGGCCGCGAGCCTCTTTCCCTCGCCGACACTGGCGATGAGCGTGGTGATGCCCGGCATGGCGCTGATCGCGCTCGCCGCGCAGCTGCTGATGCGCCCGGCGCCGCGCCTGAACGCGCCTGCCGCCATCGACGAGACCGACCTCGAACTCGCCAACGACCCCGCCGGCATCATCGGCGCGGCGGGCGACGAGATCGAGGTGGGGGTCTTCAGAAAGTCGGCGTGA
- a CDS encoding autotransporter domain-containing protein encodes MSLGHRIGGESSLILSCNLSTPGGRRRAALLGSLAGTLVVAALLAPLAPARAADGDGGAGGVSVWVGAGVGGSSSSTATGGDGAAGSDAQQTTGGGGGGSGMFGGDGGAASPGGGAGGGGGEWEGAGGNDGESGGDNNSGGGGGGGAHGFVGLIGDLTNSVTGGNGGNGGEAGFAGAGGGGGGGGFGAVITGLTGTTATIDAANVSAITGGTGGNYGWAATGGNGGSGLVIYQPTGDNTLTIGAALAGGNGGSGIGSASNQGGNGASGFVLNGATGDNSVIFEGTVTGGAAGAGDFIGANGGAAILLTGTSGDTTLVIKASVTGGSATDGFFTGGIGGAGIDATGSTGATTILVQSSITGGASGTGANPQGGAGITGANLGIILDGAAGSIIGGTQGSGNGAAIAFTGGTNVLEMRADSSGDLGTITGAITGADGNDILVLAGSNNASVDFTGAHGTIAASGFGTLEKAGTSTWTVTAGDVGNGMSVLVSEGTLALTGGASLAGATRVTVNDTLDLSGLTSGTTLNNLSGAMSATIDAGATDLTLNQATAGTYTGSITGTGTLTKTGSATLTLGTDLGYTGGVVISEGTLKVTKATTLADASSVTVNGTLGLDTNGENVTIANLSGTSTDAVIDYYGVLTVAQSVDGTYAGGFSGYVQLTKTGSAELTLTGDLTSVSYVSVREGELAVRSSANAADGTGIGTNGATATLTVGLPEGATAGDTVTYSTYSMSMDGNGATNTVNIEAGATFEVEDTFYLDGNGSTRHVFNISGDATYGSGVLETAGLAVFGGVATMNLDGGTLRARADTEGFLYGFGTGSVTLGTGGGTIDTNGFNIGIDGVFTGSGALVKDGAGTLTLSGTNSYTGGTVIEAGTLAIAEATALPSSGSVALNGETAVLDISGVPGTPASVAFGSLSGTASGAVVTTGLTNFTVNQSTNATYAGSFSGEGDFNKAGSGTLTLTGTFDYDGYLVSSGGGIEIRTTDGISFKGISLGATSGVASLTVGSKDGGNVVSELSTSFAGIDVGLNGAGSLTIEKGGLVTTSAVVVTSFETDTGTLTLEGNATDGRGVLATGMLMGGDGTMNVTFNGGVLRATRSEDYFIYLFDADSITLAAGGGYIDSNGYDIGTTGVFTGVGALVKQGEGTLTLSGANSHSGGTEVAGGTLEVTDGGALGTGAVNLSASTAVLELNNVATDIYGLNGVAGSEVSLVLAGSIHLMADSGTYDFAGSITGGGGLSLLGSVLQMGTGTQILSGVNNFTGYIGVTAGTLVLANDAAATANNLVILATGTQLTIDNVDVTIAGLQGDGDGFANVLIDGGSLTLGGAGPAVFAGTITGTGALIVDSTTTQTLTGVSDYTGGTTILAGTLALAGNGALASSGALALNGDTAVFDIANAANPVTIGALSGTATGATLALGNQILTTTVDVASVYAGAITGTGSFTKQGDATLTLNGISSFDGLVTVAAGKLVVGDASHADASIAGAVFVADGATLGGIGTTGAVTVASGGTLSPGNSIGTIHVTGDVTFLTGSTYQVELAGDGTSDLIAATGQIAINGATLNLVALDPEVSYVAGQSYTILEATGGVTGSFAAVTTDSLFLRAQAEDFATGVNVVIAVASPDAFTSVAVTPNQIATSAALGTLPQTGASLALYNSVLFLTSAGEAQWAYDQLSGEVHASTQSLFMEQSSLIRGALNDRLRAAQGGVGASAGTVVNVVETSSGALAYAAPSPVKVAADLSIPVKAAPALAPVERFALWSTAFGNWGDMDGNSNAAGVSDSTGGFLIGADTLVGDGWRVGVAGGYSYTDFSISGRNSSGSSDNWHIGVYGGNAWGPLALRTGLAYTWQDISTNRSVAFTGYTDSLSADYDAGTVQAFGELGYRIDAAGIAFEPFANLSYVSLHQDGYTEEGGAAALTGDSQTMDTTFTTLGVRLAKEVAFGSVDATLRGALGWRHAFGDIDPTVTQAFAGSDAFTVTGAPIAEDAAVVEAGLDVLISATATLGIAYTGQYGDGVSENGFNARLSVRF; translated from the coding sequence GTGAGTCTGGGGCATCGCATCGGGGGCGAAAGCTCTCTCATTCTGTCGTGCAACCTTAGCACTCCGGGCGGCCGGCGCCGCGCCGCGCTCCTTGGCTCCCTCGCCGGCACGCTGGTTGTCGCCGCGCTGCTCGCGCCCCTCGCCCCCGCCCGCGCGGCGGATGGCGATGGTGGTGCGGGTGGCGTCTCGGTTTGGGTCGGCGCGGGCGTCGGCGGTTCGTCCAGCAGCACCGCGACGGGCGGCGATGGCGCCGCCGGATCGGATGCGCAACAGACCACCGGCGGCGGTGGCGGCGGTAGCGGCATGTTCGGTGGTGACGGCGGCGCCGCCTCGCCGGGCGGCGGCGCTGGCGGCGGCGGTGGCGAGTGGGAAGGCGCCGGCGGTAACGACGGCGAGTCCGGCGGCGACAACAATTCCGGCGGCGGCGGCGGTGGCGGTGCGCATGGCTTCGTCGGCTTAATTGGCGACCTGACCAATTCCGTCACCGGCGGCAATGGCGGCAATGGCGGCGAGGCCGGCTTTGCCGGGGCGGGTGGCGGTGGCGGCGGCGGCGGCTTCGGCGCGGTGATCACCGGCCTCACCGGGACGACGGCCACGATCGACGCGGCCAATGTCAGCGCGATCACGGGCGGCACTGGCGGCAACTATGGCTGGGCGGCAACAGGCGGCAATGGCGGCAGCGGCCTCGTCATCTATCAGCCGACGGGCGACAACACGCTCACCATCGGCGCGGCGCTGGCCGGCGGTAATGGCGGCTCCGGTATTGGCAGCGCCTCGAATCAGGGCGGCAACGGCGCGAGCGGCTTTGTGCTCAACGGCGCCACGGGCGACAACAGCGTCATTTTTGAAGGCACAGTGACCGGTGGCGCGGCTGGTGCGGGCGACTTTATTGGTGCGAATGGCGGCGCGGCCATCCTCCTGACCGGCACCAGTGGCGATACCACGCTGGTCATCAAAGCCTCCGTCACCGGCGGGTCGGCCACGGACGGCTTTTTCACCGGCGGCATCGGCGGTGCCGGCATCGACGCCACGGGCAGCACGGGGGCGACGACGATCCTCGTCCAGTCCTCCATCACCGGCGGCGCGAGCGGCACGGGGGCGAATCCGCAAGGGGGCGCCGGCATCACCGGCGCCAACCTCGGCATCATCCTCGACGGCGCTGCGGGCTCCATCATCGGCGGCACGCAGGGTTCGGGTAACGGGGCAGCCATCGCCTTCACCGGCGGCACCAATGTGCTGGAAATGCGGGCCGACAGCTCCGGCGACCTCGGCACGATTACCGGCGCCATCACCGGCGCCGACGGCAATGACATCCTGGTGCTCGCCGGCAGCAACAACGCCTCGGTGGACTTCACCGGCGCGCACGGCACCATCGCCGCCAGCGGCTTCGGCACGCTGGAGAAGGCGGGCACCTCGACCTGGACCGTCACCGCTGGCGATGTCGGCAACGGCATGTCGGTCCTCGTCAGCGAGGGCACGCTGGCCCTGACCGGCGGTGCCTCACTGGCGGGCGCCACCCGCGTCACGGTGAACGACACGCTGGACCTGTCCGGCCTCACCAGCGGCACGACGCTTAACAACCTCTCCGGCGCCATGAGCGCGACCATCGACGCCGGCGCGACCGATCTCACCCTCAACCAGGCGACGGCCGGCACTTACACCGGCAGTATCACCGGCACCGGCACGCTGACCAAGACCGGCAGCGCCACGCTGACGCTGGGCACCGACCTCGGCTACACCGGCGGTGTCGTCATCAGCGAGGGCACGCTGAAGGTGACCAAGGCGACCACGCTCGCCGACGCCTCCAGCGTCACCGTGAACGGAACCTTGGGTCTCGACACCAATGGTGAGAATGTGACGATCGCCAACCTGTCGGGAACCTCGACCGACGCGGTGATCGACTATTACGGCGTCTTGACGGTCGCTCAGTCCGTCGACGGCACCTATGCCGGCGGGTTCAGCGGCTACGTCCAGCTGACCAAGACCGGCAGCGCCGAGCTGACGCTCACAGGCGACCTCACCAGCGTCAGCTATGTCTCCGTGCGCGAGGGCGAGCTTGCCGTGCGCTCCAGCGCGAATGCCGCCGATGGCACCGGCATCGGAACAAACGGGGCGACGGCCACGCTGACGGTCGGTCTGCCCGAGGGCGCCACCGCCGGCGATACCGTGACCTATTCGACCTACTCCATGAGTATGGATGGGAACGGCGCCACGAACACGGTCAACATCGAGGCCGGCGCCACGTTCGAGGTCGAGGATACGTTCTACCTGGACGGAAATGGCTCGACCCGCCATGTCTTCAACATCAGCGGCGATGCAACCTATGGCAGCGGCGTGCTGGAGACGGCGGGCCTCGCTGTTTTCGGCGGCGTCGCCACGATGAATCTCGACGGCGGCACCCTTCGCGCCCGCGCCGACACCGAGGGTTTCCTGTACGGCTTCGGCACCGGCAGCGTCACGCTCGGCACCGGCGGCGGCACGATCGACACCAATGGCTTCAACATTGGCATTGACGGCGTGTTCACCGGCAGCGGCGCGCTGGTGAAGGATGGCGCGGGTACGCTCACCCTCTCCGGCACCAACAGCTACACCGGCGGCACCGTGATCGAGGCGGGCACGCTGGCCATCGCCGAGGCCACGGCGCTGCCCTCCTCGGGTTCGGTGGCGCTGAACGGCGAGACGGCGGTGCTCGATATCTCCGGCGTTCCCGGAACGCCGGCGTCGGTTGCGTTCGGCTCGCTGTCCGGCACGGCGTCCGGCGCGGTGGTGACGACGGGTCTCACCAATTTCACCGTCAACCAGAGCACCAACGCCACCTATGCCGGCAGCTTCTCGGGCGAGGGCGATTTCAACAAGGCGGGCAGCGGCACGCTGACGCTCACCGGCACCTTCGACTATGACGGCTATCTCGTCTCGAGCGGCGGCGGCATTGAGATCCGCACCACGGACGGCATCTCCTTCAAGGGCATTTCCCTTGGTGCCACCAGCGGCGTCGCGTCGCTGACCGTCGGCTCCAAGGACGGCGGCAACGTGGTGTCCGAGCTCAGCACCAGCTTTGCCGGCATTGATGTCGGACTCAACGGTGCGGGGTCGCTGACCATCGAAAAAGGCGGCCTTGTCACCACCTCGGCGGTCGTCGTCACGTCCTTCGAGACGGATACCGGCACGCTCACCCTTGAGGGCAACGCGACGGACGGCCGCGGCGTGCTGGCGACAGGCATGCTGATGGGCGGTGACGGCACGATGAACGTCACCTTCAACGGCGGCGTGCTGCGCGCCACGCGCAGCGAAGATTATTTCATCTATCTGTTCGACGCCGACAGCATCACCCTGGCAGCGGGGGGCGGCTATATTGACAGCAATGGCTACGACATCGGCACCACCGGCGTGTTCACCGGCGTTGGCGCGCTGGTGAAGCAGGGCGAGGGCACGCTTACCCTCTCCGGCGCCAACAGCCATTCCGGCGGCACGGAAGTCGCCGGCGGGACGCTGGAGGTGACCGATGGCGGCGCCCTCGGCACCGGCGCGGTGAACCTCTCCGCCAGCACGGCGGTGCTGGAGCTGAACAATGTCGCGACCGACATTTACGGCCTCAACGGCGTCGCGGGCAGCGAGGTCTCGCTGGTGCTGGCCGGGTCGATCCACCTGATGGCGGACAGCGGCACCTATGACTTTGCCGGCTCGATCACCGGCGGCGGCGGGCTGAGCCTGCTCGGCTCGGTGCTGCAGATGGGGACGGGCACGCAGATCCTCAGCGGCGTCAACAACTTCACCGGCTATATCGGCGTGACCGCCGGCACGCTGGTGCTGGCCAATGATGCCGCCGCCACGGCCAATAATCTGGTCATCCTTGCGACGGGCACGCAGCTGACCATCGACAATGTCGACGTCACCATCGCCGGTCTCCAGGGTGACGGGGACGGCTTCGCCAACGTGCTGATCGATGGCGGCAGCCTGACGCTGGGCGGCGCGGGGCCGGCGGTCTTCGCCGGCACGATCACCGGCACCGGCGCGCTCATTGTCGATAGCACGACGACGCAGACCCTCACCGGGGTGAGCGACTATACGGGCGGCACGACCATCCTCGCCGGCACCCTGGCTCTCGCCGGCAATGGCGCGCTCGCCAGCAGCGGCGCGCTGGCCCTCAACGGCGACACCGCCGTGTTCGACATCGCCAACGCCGCAAATCCCGTCACCATCGGCGCGCTCTCCGGCACCGCCACCGGCGCGACACTCGCCCTCGGCAACCAGATCCTCACCACCACGGTGGATGTGGCCAGCGTCTATGCCGGCGCCATCACCGGCACGGGCAGCTTCACCAAGCAGGGCGACGCCACGCTGACGCTGAACGGCATCTCCAGCTTCGACGGCCTCGTCACCGTGGCCGCCGGCAAGCTGGTGGTCGGCGATGCCAGCCATGCCGATGCGAGCATCGCCGGCGCGGTCTTCGTCGCCGACGGCGCGACGCTCGGCGGCATCGGCACCACCGGTGCGGTCACCGTCGCCAGCGGCGGCACGCTGTCGCCCGGCAACTCCATCGGCACCATTCACGTCACCGGCGACGTCACCTTCCTGACCGGCTCGACCTATCAGGTGGAGCTGGCGGGCGACGGGACGAGCGACCTGATTGCCGCCACGGGCCAGATCGCCATCAATGGGGCGACGCTGAACCTCGTCGCGCTCGACCCGGAGGTGAGCTATGTCGCCGGCCAGAGCTACACCATTCTGGAAGCCACCGGAGGCGTGACCGGCTCCTTCGCGGCGGTGACCACAGACTCCCTCTTCCTGCGGGCGCAGGCCGAGGACTTCGCCACCGGGGTGAATGTCGTCATCGCCGTGGCCTCGCCCGATGCCTTCACCAGCGTCGCGGTGACGCCGAACCAGATCGCCACCTCGGCGGCGCTGGGCACGCTGCCGCAGACCGGGGCGTCGCTCGCGCTGTACAACTCGGTGCTGTTCCTCACCTCGGCCGGCGAGGCGCAGTGGGCCTATGACCAGCTCTCGGGCGAGGTGCATGCCTCGACGCAGAGCCTGTTCATGGAACAGTCCTCGCTCATTCGCGGCGCGCTGAATGACCGCCTGCGGGCGGCGCAGGGCGGCGTCGGGGCCTCCGCCGGTACGGTGGTCAATGTGGTCGAGACGTCATCGGGGGCGCTCGCCTATGCGGCGCCCTCGCCCGTGAAGGTGGCGGCGGATCTCAGCATCCCCGTCAAGGCGGCCCCCGCTCTGGCCCCGGTCGAGCGCTTCGCGCTGTGGTCGACCGCCTTCGGCAATTGGGGCGACATGGACGGCAACTCGAACGCTGCCGGCGTCTCCGATTCCACCGGCGGCTTCCTGATCGGCGCGGACACATTGGTGGGTGACGGCTGGCGCGTGGGTGTGGCCGGTGGCTACAGCTACACCGACTTCTCGATCTCGGGCCGCAACTCCTCCGGCTCGAGCGACAACTGGCATATCGGCGTCTATGGCGGCAACGCATGGGGCCCGCTCGCGCTGCGCACCGGCCTGGCCTATACGTGGCAGGACATCTCGACCAACCGGAGCGTGGCCTTCACCGGCTACACGGACAGCCTGTCGGCCGATTATGACGCCGGCACGGTGCAGGCCTTCGGCGAACTCGGTTACCGCATTGACGCGGCCGGCATCGCCTTCGAGCCCTTCGCCAACCTCTCTTATGTCAGCCTGCACCAGGACGGCTACACGGAAGAGGGCGGCGCGGCGGCGCTGACGGGCGACTCGCAGACCATGGACACGACCTTCACCACGCTGGGCGTGCGCCTCGCCAAGGAGGTGGCGTTCGGCTCGGTGGACGCCACGCTGCGCGGCGCGCTGGGCTGGCGGCATGCCTTCGGCGACATCGACCCGACGGTGACGCAGGCCTTTGCGGGCTCCGACGCCTTCACCGTCACCGGCGCGCCGATCGCCGAGGACGCGGCGGTGGTCGAGGCCGGGCTCGACGTGCTGATCAGCGCCACCGCGACGCTCGGCATCGCCTATACCGGGCAGTATGGCGACGGGGTCAGCGAGAACGGTTTCAATGCGCGGCTGAGCGTCAGGTTCTGA
- a CDS encoding argininosuccinate synthase — translation MADVKRVVLAYSGGLDTSVILKWLQTTYGCEVVTFTADLGQGEELEPARKKAEMLGIKPEHIFIEDVREEFVRDYVFPMFRANALYEGQYLLGTSIARPLIAKKQIEIARKVGGDAVSHGATGKGNDQVRFELSYYALEPEIKIIAPWREWDLRSREQLIAFAESHQIPIAKDKRGEAPFSVDANLLHSSSEGKVLEDPALEAPEMVYMRTIAPEDAPDKATYITIDFEKGDAVAIDGEALSPASLLTRLNALGKENGIGRLDLVENRFVGMKSRGVYETPGGTILIAAHRGIESITLDRGAAHLKDELMPRYSELIYNGFWFSPEREMLQALIDKSQELVTGRVRLKLYKGNVTVVGRESPYSLYNQDLVTFEEGAVAYDHRDAAGFIKLNALRLRTLANRDRKVGR, via the coding sequence ATGGCTGACGTCAAGCGCGTGGTCCTCGCCTATTCGGGCGGTCTCGACACCTCGGTGATCCTGAAATGGCTGCAGACCACCTATGGCTGCGAGGTGGTGACCTTCACCGCCGATCTCGGCCAGGGCGAGGAGCTGGAGCCGGCGCGCAAGAAGGCGGAGATGCTCGGCATCAAGCCCGAGCACATCTTCATCGAGGATGTGCGCGAGGAATTCGTGCGCGACTACGTGTTCCCGATGTTCCGGGCCAACGCGCTCTATGAGGGCCAGTATCTGCTGGGCACCTCCATCGCCCGCCCGCTGATCGCCAAGAAGCAGATCGAGATCGCCCGCAAGGTCGGCGGCGATGCCGTGTCCCACGGCGCCACCGGCAAGGGCAACGACCAGGTGCGCTTCGAGCTGAGCTATTACGCGCTGGAGCCGGAGATCAAGATCATCGCGCCGTGGCGCGAATGGGATCTGCGCTCGCGCGAGCAGCTCATCGCCTTCGCCGAGAGCCACCAGATCCCGATCGCCAAGGACAAGCGCGGCGAAGCGCCGTTCTCGGTCGACGCGAACCTGCTGCACTCCTCCTCCGAGGGCAAGGTGCTGGAAGACCCGGCGCTTGAGGCGCCCGAGATGGTCTATATGCGCACCATCGCGCCCGAGGACGCGCCGGACAAGGCGACCTACATCACCATCGACTTCGAGAAGGGCGATGCCGTCGCCATTGACGGCGAGGCGCTGTCTCCGGCCAGCCTGCTGACGCGGCTCAACGCGCTCGGCAAGGAGAACGGCATTGGCCGGCTCGACCTCGTCGAGAACCGCTTCGTCGGCATGAAATCGCGCGGCGTCTACGAGACCCCCGGCGGCACCATCCTGATCGCGGCCCATCGCGGCATTGAGAGCATCACGCTCGACCGCGGCGCGGCGCATCTCAAGGACGAACTGATGCCGCGCTATTCGGAGCTGATCTATAACGGCTTCTGGTTCTCGCCCGAGCGCGAGATGCTGCAGGCGCTGATCGACAAGAGCCAGGAGCTGGTCACCGGCCGGGTGCGGCTGAAGCTCTACAAGGGCAATGTCACCGTCGTCGGCCGCGAGAGCCCCTATTCGCTCTACAATCAGGATCTCGTGACGTTCGAGGAAGGCGCGGTCGCCTATGACCACCGCGACGCGGCGGGCTTCATCAAGCTCAACGCGCTCCGCCTGCGCACCCTCGCCAATCGCGACCGCAAGGTCGGCCGCTGA
- the rlmN gene encoding 23S rRNA (adenine(2503)-C(2))-methyltransferase RlmN, translated as MNLIDTTAAAAAGAGIATTAPADRPLAKRSLAGLDRAGLGAALAEIGVPERERKMRVAQLWHWIYLRGVTSFDDMTNVGKGLRTQLADAFTLARPEVVVEQVSNDGTRKWLLRLPPDIAGDKPHDVEMVYIPESDRGTLCVSSQVGCTLNCSFCHTGTQRLVRNLTAAEIIAQVMVARDRLGDYPGMARAVGPGLPTEGDRLVTNIVFMGMGEPLYAYDSVATSIEVLADGEGLGIGKRRITVSTSGVVPEIEKLGREVGPMLAISLHAVHDELRDVLVPINKKYPLKELLEACRTYPPASNAKRITFEYVMLKGVNDSPADAKALVKLLAGIPAKINLIPFNPWPGTKYECSDWETIETFSDIVFRAGYSSPVRTPRGRDILAACGQLKSETEKLTARERLALRAMAAAAE; from the coding sequence ATGAACCTGATCGATACCACAGCGGCCGCTGCCGCCGGGGCCGGCATCGCGACGACGGCTCCCGCCGACCGCCCGCTTGCCAAGCGCTCCCTCGCCGGGCTCGACCGCGCCGGCCTTGGCGCGGCGTTGGCCGAGATCGGCGTGCCCGAGCGCGAGCGCAAGATGCGCGTCGCCCAGCTCTGGCACTGGATCTATCTGCGCGGCGTCACCTCGTTCGACGATATGACCAATGTCGGCAAGGGCCTGCGCACCCAGCTCGCCGACGCCTTCACGCTGGCCCGGCCGGAAGTGGTGGTCGAGCAGGTGTCGAATGACGGCACCCGCAAATGGCTGCTGCGCCTGCCCCCCGACATCGCCGGCGACAAGCCGCATGATGTCGAGATGGTCTATATCCCCGAGAGCGACCGCGGCACGCTGTGCGTCTCCTCTCAGGTCGGCTGCACGCTGAACTGCTCCTTCTGCCATACCGGCACGCAGCGCCTGGTGCGCAACCTCACGGCGGCCGAGATCATCGCGCAGGTCATGGTGGCGCGCGACCGGCTTGGCGACTATCCCGGCATGGCCCGCGCGGTCGGCCCCGGCCTGCCGACCGAGGGCGACCGGCTGGTGACCAATATCGTCTTCATGGGCATGGGCGAGCCGCTCTATGCCTATGACTCGGTGGCGACCTCCATTGAGGTGCTGGCCGATGGCGAGGGCCTCGGCATTGGCAAGCGCCGCATCACCGTCTCCACCTCCGGTGTGGTGCCGGAAATTGAAAAGCTCGGCCGCGAGGTCGGGCCGATGCTCGCCATCTCGCTGCACGCGGTGCATGATGAACTGCGCGACGTGCTGGTGCCGATCAACAAGAAGTACCCGCTGAAGGAGCTGCTGGAGGCCTGCCGGACCTATCCGCCGGCCTCCAACGCCAAGCGCATCACCTTCGAATACGTCATGCTCAAGGGCGTGAACGATTCACCGGCCGACGCCAAGGCGCTGGTGAAGCTGCTCGCCGGCATCCCCGCCAAGATCAACCTGATCCCGTTCAACCCGTGGCCGGGCACCAAATATGAGTGCTCGGACTGGGAGACGATCGAGACCTTCTCCGACATCGTGTTCCGCGCCGGCTATTCCAGCCCCGTGCGCACGCCGCGCGGGCGCGACATCCTCGCCGCCTGCGGCCAGCTCAAGAGCGAGACCGAGAAGCTCACCGCCCGTGAGCGCCTTGCCCTTAGGGCGATGGCGGCGGCGGCGGAATAG
- a CDS encoding GyrI-like domain-containing protein, translated as MTFSPLSARARPCRLVSMLAVLLVLILAAAPLAPLQAQSPAPSTPPAAPATPPATGGTDSAPLDDDDMVAPPVIDPKSVETQAVVPADDPLKRPDGFGDVAELKPVPVLMKASKSGWDDAFTSIVATLKQVDAEVTRLGLKPNGAPFVIYTATGEESFDYEVAVPFAGATTEKPGNGVVFSASPAGKALRFTHRGPYDAMDPTYEQIANLLDAKDLEAQDLYVEEYRSDPRTTPPDDLVIDIWVPLK; from the coding sequence ATGACGTTCTCGCCTCTCTCCGCCCGCGCCCGGCCGTGCCGGCTCGTCTCGATGCTGGCGGTGCTGCTGGTGCTCATTCTGGCCGCCGCGCCCCTCGCACCGCTGCAGGCGCAAAGCCCCGCGCCCTCCACTCCGCCGGCCGCTCCCGCGACCCCGCCGGCGACCGGCGGGACCGACAGCGCGCCGCTCGACGATGACGACATGGTGGCCCCGCCGGTGATCGATCCCAAATCGGTGGAGACGCAGGCCGTCGTCCCGGCGGACGATCCGCTGAAGCGCCCGGATGGCTTTGGCGACGTCGCCGAGCTCAAGCCCGTGCCGGTGCTGATGAAGGCTTCCAAGAGCGGCTGGGACGACGCCTTCACCAGCATTGTCGCGACGCTCAAGCAGGTGGACGCGGAAGTGACGCGGCTCGGCCTGAAGCCGAACGGCGCGCCCTTCGTCATCTACACCGCGACCGGCGAGGAGAGCTTCGACTACGAGGTTGCCGTACCCTTCGCCGGGGCGACGACGGAAAAGCCCGGCAATGGCGTGGTGTTCTCCGCCTCGCCCGCCGGCAAGGCGCTGCGCTTCACCCATCGCGGACCCTATGACGCGATGGACCCGACCTATGAGCAGATCGCCAACCTGCTCGACGCCAAGGATCTGGAAGCGCAGGATCTCTATGTCGAGGAATACCGCTCCGACCCCCGCACGACACCGCCGGACGATCTGGTGATCGACATCTGGGTGCCGCTGAAGTGA